The Breoghania sp. genome has a segment encoding these proteins:
- the panC gene encoding pantoate--beta-alanine ligase — MTAPARSKASPLVIRTTNELQAWSDSCRQQGRTIAMVPTMGALHEGHLSLVDAAAKAADVVVVSIFVNPTQFGPGEDFDAYPRTETADLEKLKGHAVEVVFAPNAAQMYPEGFATSISVGGPSMGLETDFRPHFFSGVATVVAKLLLAARPHFAVFGEKDYQQLLVVRRMTRDLNIGTEIIGCPTLREADGLALSSRNAYLDAPARQKAARLPAVLKHVIVSLEAGAPEETALADGRAALERSGFEVDYLSLCDAATLGAPVPGHERRLLVAARLGSTRLIDNMPVTAGD, encoded by the coding sequence GTGACGGCCCCGGCCAGGTCCAAGGCAAGCCCGCTTGTCATTCGAACGACCAACGAACTTCAGGCTTGGTCGGATTCATGTCGCCAACAAGGCCGCACCATCGCGATGGTGCCCACCATGGGCGCGCTTCACGAAGGGCACCTGTCCCTCGTCGATGCCGCGGCTAAGGCTGCCGATGTTGTTGTGGTTTCGATTTTCGTGAACCCGACCCAATTCGGCCCCGGTGAGGATTTCGATGCCTATCCTCGCACCGAGACAGCGGATCTTGAGAAGCTGAAGGGCCACGCCGTTGAGGTCGTTTTCGCCCCCAACGCGGCACAGATGTATCCGGAAGGCTTTGCCACGAGCATTTCCGTGGGCGGCCCGTCCATGGGCCTTGAGACCGACTTCCGCCCGCATTTCTTTTCAGGCGTTGCCACCGTCGTTGCGAAGCTGCTTCTGGCCGCCCGCCCGCATTTCGCTGTCTTCGGCGAGAAGGACTACCAGCAGCTTCTGGTCGTGCGCCGCATGACGCGCGATCTGAATATCGGGACCGAGATCATCGGGTGCCCGACCCTGCGCGAGGCGGACGGCCTCGCCCTGTCATCGCGCAACGCCTATCTCGACGCCCCCGCGCGCCAGAAGGCGGCCCGCCTGCCCGCCGTGCTCAAGCATGTGATCGTGTCTCTGGAAGCTGGAGCCCCGGAGGAAACAGCCCTTGCCGATGGCCGCGCGGCGCTGGAGCGCAGCGGTTTTGAGGTGGATTACCTGTCGCTGTGTGACGCGGCCACGCTGGGCGCGCCGGTGCCCGGGCATGAACGACGCCTGCTTGTCGCGGCCCGGCTTGGATCCACGCGCCTGATCGACAACATGCCCGTGACGGCGGGCGACTAG
- a CDS encoding metalloregulator ArsR/SmtB family transcription factor: MRPPTRTDMADTDELAAKAGEAARLMKLLASESRLRILCELAQGEACVTALSNSVGLGQSALSQHLARMRAEGLVTFRRDGQTLHYRIDNPAAERILMLLKDVFCGV; this comes from the coding sequence ATGCGGCCTCCCACGCGCACCGATATGGCTGATACGGATGAACTCGCCGCGAAAGCGGGCGAGGCGGCGCGGCTGATGAAACTGCTCGCCAGCGAAAGCCGGCTGCGGATCCTGTGCGAGCTGGCGCAGGGCGAGGCCTGCGTGACCGCGCTTTCCAACTCCGTCGGCCTCGGCCAGTCGGCGCTCTCGCAGCATCTTGCCAGGATGCGCGCGGAAGGCTTGGTCACATTTCGTCGGGATGGCCAGACACTGCACTATCGCATCGATAATCCTGCGGCGGAACGTATTCTGATGCTGCTGAAGGACGTTTTCTGCGGTGTCTGA
- a CDS encoding acetyl/propionyl/methylcrotonyl-CoA carboxylase subunit alpha has translation MLSSLLIANRGEIACRIIRTARRLGLRTIAVYSEADRHALHVRLADEAVAIGAASASESYLDAGKIIAAAKQTGAEAIHPGYGFLSENAGFAEACAQAGIIFVGPPASAIRAMGLKDGAKALMEKAGVPVVPGYHGALDDPAFLKQKAYEIGYPVLIKAVAGGGGKGMRRVDKVVDFDDALQAAQREAQSAFGDPRVLIEKFVKNPRHVEIQVFADGHGNAVHLFERDCSAQRRHQKVIEEAPAPGMNDEVRKAMGEAAVAAALAVGYVGAGTVEFIADGSRGLRPDGFWFMEMNTRLQVEHPVTELVTGTDLVEWQLRVASGEKLPMTQDELGLDGHAVEVRLYAEDPDNGFLPSTGRLDLLRLPEGEGVRVDTGVEQGGEVSPFYDPMIAKVIALGPDREAAFERLSAALAKTAVAGPRTNLAFLRKLVDLPAVREGGFDTGLIDREIETLTGGAVSDETVALAVSMLSAPDAEERRYHPQGWFDPWSVCDAFQLSGDREVGLRVTVDGEEREVRRRWHNGVPVTPEGAMGEVVRIENGVVALEGGRAVKVALADSLLRAAEDEGGHASVSAPMHGKVIAMLTEEGAEVVRGERLFIVEAMKMEHAVIAPRDGRVERVSAVEGDQVEEGAVIVVLEEVSAPA, from the coding sequence ATGCTGTCATCGCTCTTGATTGCGAACCGGGGGGAAATTGCCTGCCGGATCATCCGGACTGCGCGCCGTCTGGGGTTGCGCACCATCGCCGTCTATTCCGAGGCTGACCGGCATGCCCTCCATGTGCGCCTTGCGGATGAGGCTGTGGCCATCGGCGCGGCCTCGGCGTCCGAATCATATCTGGATGCAGGCAAGATCATCGCCGCCGCGAAGCAGACCGGGGCGGAGGCGATTCACCCCGGCTACGGGTTTCTGTCTGAAAATGCCGGATTTGCGGAGGCTTGCGCGCAGGCGGGGATCATCTTTGTCGGCCCGCCCGCATCCGCCATTCGCGCGATGGGCCTGAAGGACGGCGCAAAGGCCCTGATGGAGAAGGCGGGTGTGCCGGTCGTGCCCGGTTATCACGGGGCGCTCGACGATCCGGCCTTCCTCAAGCAGAAGGCCTATGAGATCGGCTATCCGGTGCTCATCAAGGCGGTCGCGGGCGGTGGCGGAAAGGGCATGCGCCGGGTCGACAAGGTGGTCGATTTCGACGATGCGCTGCAAGCGGCCCAGCGCGAGGCGCAGAGTGCCTTCGGCGATCCGCGGGTGTTGATCGAGAAATTCGTGAAAAACCCGCGCCATGTGGAGATCCAGGTCTTCGCTGATGGTCACGGCAATGCGGTGCATCTGTTCGAGCGTGATTGTTCCGCCCAGCGCCGCCATCAGAAGGTGATCGAGGAAGCGCCCGCTCCCGGTATGAACGATGAGGTTCGCAAGGCCATGGGCGAGGCGGCCGTCGCCGCTGCGCTCGCCGTCGGCTATGTGGGGGCTGGTACGGTGGAATTCATCGCCGATGGCTCACGCGGTCTGCGGCCGGACGGCTTCTGGTTCATGGAGATGAACACCCGGCTTCAGGTTGAGCACCCGGTTACCGAACTGGTGACGGGGACCGATCTTGTGGAATGGCAGCTGCGGGTGGCGTCCGGCGAGAAGCTGCCGATGACTCAGGACGAGCTCGGTCTTGACGGCCATGCTGTGGAAGTGCGCCTTTACGCGGAAGATCCCGATAACGGCTTCCTGCCGTCGACCGGGCGGCTGGACCTGTTGCGCCTGCCGGAAGGCGAGGGCGTGCGCGTTGATACCGGTGTGGAGCAGGGCGGCGAGGTGTCTCCCTTCTACGACCCGATGATCGCCAAGGTGATCGCCCTTGGGCCCGACCGGGAGGCAGCCTTCGAGCGCCTTTCGGCAGCCCTTGCGAAGACGGCTGTCGCTGGTCCGCGCACCAATCTCGCCTTTCTGCGCAAGCTTGTCGATCTGCCCGCCGTGCGCGAAGGCGGCTTCGATACCGGGCTGATCGATCGCGAGATCGAAACGCTGACAGGCGGCGCGGTGTCCGATGAAACCGTGGCTCTCGCCGTTTCCATGTTGAGCGCGCCGGACGCCGAGGAGCGGCGTTACCATCCGCAGGGCTGGTTTGATCCATGGTCCGTCTGTGATGCCTTCCAGCTGTCCGGTGATCGCGAGGTCGGCTTGAGGGTAACGGTCGATGGCGAGGAGCGTGAGGTGCGTCGTCGCTGGCATAACGGTGTTCCCGTGACGCCGGAGGGGGCAATGGGCGAGGTGGTCCGCATCGAAAACGGTGTTGTGGCGCTGGAAGGGGGACGGGCAGTCAAGGTGGCTCTCGCCGACAGTCTGTTGCGCGCGGCCGAGGATGAGGGCGGTCATGCGTCCGTCTCGGCCCCCATGCACGGCAAGGTCATTGCGATGCTGACTGAGGAGGGGGCGGAGGTCGTTCGCGGCGAACGCCTTTTCATCGTGGAGGCGATGAAAATGGAGCACGCCGTGATCGCGCCGCGCGACGGCCGGGTGGAGCGGGTCTCCGCGGTTGAGGGAGATCAGGTGGAAGAAGGCGCAGTGATCGTCGTGCTGGAAGAGGTTTCAGCTCCAGCCTGA
- a CDS encoding rhodanese family protein, protein MSEARASAEFTWFPGALSGARPQDKNETFCLPTVAVLRLFARHEDQPMTLKTISPTEALKMAKAGAILIDVREPREFARERIAGSLSHPLSRMRQGNPDTQGAKQAVFLCASGARTNPRNPALAACVDCDAFVMDGGIIAWKRAGLPVEREERKPMSVLRQALLVAGAIATAGYLLGTFVNPAWHLLSLLVGCGLLFSGTTNFCPMAFFVSLMPWNRNKPKLPGATGIGQFG, encoded by the coding sequence GTGTCTGAGGCGCGAGCCTCAGCGGAATTCACCTGGTTTCCCGGCGCGCTTTCAGGTGCGCGCCCCCAAGACAAGAACGAGACTTTCTGCCTGCCAACCGTCGCGGTGCTGCGATTGTTCGCAAGGCACGAGGACCAGCCAATGACACTGAAAACGATCTCGCCCACCGAAGCCCTCAAGATGGCTAAGGCCGGGGCCATCCTCATTGATGTACGCGAGCCTCGCGAATTTGCGCGCGAACGTATCGCCGGTTCGCTTTCCCATCCGCTTTCAAGGATGCGGCAGGGCAACCCGGATACCCAAGGGGCCAAACAGGCTGTCTTCCTGTGCGCTTCGGGCGCGCGCACGAACCCGAGAAATCCCGCCCTGGCCGCCTGTGTCGACTGCGATGCCTTTGTCATGGACGGGGGCATCATTGCCTGGAAACGCGCCGGTCTTCCGGTCGAAAGAGAGGAGAGAAAACCCATGTCCGTTCTTCGTCAGGCCCTGCTCGTTGCAGGCGCCATCGCCACCGCCGGATACCTTCTCGGCACCTTCGTGAACCCCGCCTGGCACCTGTTGTCGCTGCTGGTGGGCTGTGGCCTGCTGTTCTCCGGCACCACGAATTTCTGCCCCATGGCATTCTTCGTGTCCCTCATGCCGTGGAACCGCAACAAGCCGAAATTGCCCGGGGCAACCGGTATCGGCCAGTTCGGCTGA
- a CDS encoding response regulator: MVSEITILCVEDEELLLGDLVEELEDANYNVVTARNGNEALQVLKTVTPDLILCDMMMPGMDGPALLKTVREDYPALNQVPFMFLTARCSRDDMIEGKKLGSDDYLTKPVDYDLLLATIESRLAGVRRMAEHSRQQLATLYKAYQDEQKKKPQMRVAVVSSNSGIVSPISAALSEVGCLVKPIAEEALHTNTFQQQSFDVAFMIYSKKVHYLLQYLARSEEAGSRPRIVMLIPSKFNKNARQVLEDLGVEACIEYPFRPVEIFKVIIDTLSKRGGPGRYGAGKQTGTGEAVKGKAESSVA, from the coding sequence ATGGTTTCCGAGATCACCATCTTATGCGTTGAAGACGAAGAGCTGCTGCTGGGCGATCTGGTCGAGGAGCTGGAAGACGCCAATTACAATGTCGTTACGGCGCGCAACGGCAATGAGGCGTTGCAGGTTCTCAAGACTGTGACGCCAGATCTTATCCTGTGCGATATGATGATGCCTGGAATGGATGGCCCGGCGCTGTTGAAAACGGTGCGCGAAGATTATCCGGCCCTCAACCAGGTGCCCTTCATGTTTCTGACGGCGCGCTGTTCGCGCGACGACATGATCGAGGGCAAGAAGCTCGGGTCGGACGATTACCTGACCAAGCCGGTCGACTACGACCTGCTGCTTGCAACGATCGAGAGCCGTTTGGCAGGGGTGAGGCGGATGGCGGAGCATTCCCGCCAGCAGCTGGCTACACTCTACAAGGCCTATCAGGACGAGCAGAAGAAGAAACCGCAGATGCGGGTAGCGGTTGTCTCCTCAAATTCCGGTATCGTATCGCCAATCAGCGCCGCCCTGTCGGAAGTGGGGTGTCTTGTGAAGCCGATCGCCGAAGAGGCGCTTCACACCAATACCTTCCAACAGCAGAGCTTCGATGTCGCCTTCATGATCTATTCCAAGAAGGTTCACTACCTGCTGCAATATCTCGCGCGCTCCGAGGAGGCGGGAAGCCGACCGCGGATCGTCATGCTGATCCCTTCCAAGTTCAACAAGAATGCCCGTCAGGTGCTTGAAGACCTGGGGGTTGAGGCCTGCATCGAATATCCCTTCCGCCCGGTGGAGATCTTCAAGGTGATCATCGACACCTTGTCCAAGCGCGGTGGCCCAGGCCGATACGGGGCAGGGAAGCAAACAGGTACGGGGGAAGCCGTGAAAGGCAAGGCGGAATCTTCTGTCGCCTGA
- a CDS encoding MBL fold metallo-hydrolase: MSAPQIKAFFDEPTNTVSYLVWDPQTDKAAVIDPVLDYDHRSGKASTRSADVILAQAAELGLEIVWVLETHAHADHLSGAPYIKIKTGAKVAIGERIREVQKIFRPVFNAEDVSGDGSEFDHLFKDGETFHIGTVEGEVIATPGHTPACISYRFGDAVFVGDTLFMPDFGTARADFPGGDARQLYRSIHRLLSLPGNTRLFMCHDYKAPGRDEYAWETTVEDERERNIHVGGGKSEDEYVAMREARDATLAAPNLLMPSIQVNMRAGKLPPAEVNGVSYLKVPVKLTA, from the coding sequence ATGAGCGCACCGCAGATCAAGGCCTTTTTCGACGAGCCGACAAACACGGTCAGCTATCTCGTCTGGGACCCGCAGACGGACAAGGCGGCGGTGATCGATCCGGTTCTCGACTATGATCACAGGTCGGGCAAGGCGTCGACGCGCTCTGCCGATGTCATTCTCGCGCAAGCCGCGGAACTGGGGCTGGAGATCGTCTGGGTGCTGGAAACCCATGCCCATGCCGATCACCTGTCCGGCGCGCCCTATATCAAGATCAAGACAGGCGCCAAGGTCGCCATCGGCGAGCGCATCCGCGAAGTACAGAAGATCTTCCGCCCGGTCTTCAACGCAGAGGACGTCTCCGGCGACGGGTCGGAGTTCGATCATCTCTTCAAGGATGGCGAGACCTTCCATATCGGGACTGTCGAGGGTGAGGTGATCGCCACGCCCGGACATACGCCCGCCTGCATCTCCTACAGGTTCGGGGATGCGGTTTTTGTTGGCGACACGTTGTTCATGCCGGACTTCGGAACCGCGCGGGCAGACTTTCCCGGTGGCGACGCGCGCCAGCTTTACCGCTCCATCCATCGTCTTTTGAGCTTGCCCGGAAATACGCGGCTCTTCATGTGCCACGATTACAAGGCCCCTGGGCGCGATGAATACGCCTGGGAAACCACTGTTGAGGATGAGCGCGAGCGCAATATCCATGTCGGCGGTGGCAAGAGCGAGGACGAGTATGTGGCCATGCGCGAGGCGCGCGATGCGACGCTGGCCGCGCCCAACCTTCTGATGCCCTCCATTCAGGTGAACATGCGTGCGGGCAAGCTTCCGCCCGCGGAAGTGAACGGAGTGAGCTACCTGAAGGTGCCGGTGAAGCTCACCGCCTGA
- a CDS encoding sulfite exporter TauE/SafE family protein gives MIEAIASGSLVGLSLGLIGGGGSILAVPLLVYVVGVSAPHIAIGTSALAVAVNAAAGLVGHARARTVKWPCALVFAASGLVGAAIGSTLGKAIDGEKLLALFGVIMVVVGLSMLRKRSTQDDPDVHLDAQSARRLLPRLIITALGVGMLSGFFGIGGGFLIVPGLIAATAMPILNAIGSSLVAVTTFGLTTAFNYALSGLVDWQLAAEFIAGGILGGIVGTWLAKRLGADKQKLRYVFSAIVIMVGLYVVARGIANIL, from the coding sequence ATGATTGAGGCAATCGCCAGCGGCTCGCTGGTCGGGCTGTCGCTCGGGCTGATCGGCGGAGGCGGATCCATTCTGGCGGTCCCGCTGCTGGTTTATGTGGTGGGCGTTTCCGCCCCCCACATCGCTATCGGAACCAGTGCGCTGGCTGTCGCGGTCAATGCGGCGGCAGGCCTTGTCGGCCACGCCCGCGCGCGCACGGTCAAGTGGCCTTGCGCCCTGGTCTTCGCCGCAAGCGGCCTTGTCGGCGCAGCCATAGGCTCAACGCTCGGCAAGGCGATTGACGGCGAGAAGCTTCTCGCGCTGTTCGGCGTCATCATGGTGGTTGTCGGCCTCTCGATGCTGCGCAAGCGCAGCACCCAGGACGATCCGGACGTGCATCTGGATGCGCAAAGCGCCCGGCGTCTGCTGCCGCGTCTCATCATCACGGCGCTCGGCGTCGGCATGCTGTCGGGCTTTTTCGGCATCGGCGGCGGCTTCCTGATCGTCCCCGGCCTCATCGCCGCGACCGCCATGCCGATCCTCAACGCGATCGGCTCCTCCCTTGTCGCCGTCACCACTTTCGGCCTGACAACCGCCTTCAACTATGCCCTTTCCGGGCTGGTGGATTGGCAGCTCGCCGCAGAATTCATCGCAGGCGGCATCCTCGGCGGGATCGTTGGCACATGGCTCGCCAAACGGCTCGGCGCAGACAAGCAGAAGCTCAGATACGTCTTTTCCGCCATCGTGATCATGGTCGGGCTTTATGTCGTCGCCAGAGGGATCGCGAATATCCTGTGA
- a CDS encoding DUF1489 family protein produces the protein MTLHLVKLCVGVDSVEDLQSWLDFQRDVARDEGREFEHSHVTRMVPSRRDEILPGGSLYWVIKGMIQVRSPLIDIRPFTDNGGVKRCALVLDTKLVRTETQPRRPFQGWRYLKAEDAPRDARAVADAPDMPASMRRELAELGLL, from the coding sequence ATGACCCTCCACCTCGTAAAGCTCTGTGTCGGCGTCGATTCCGTTGAGGATTTGCAGTCTTGGCTGGACTTCCAGCGGGATGTCGCGCGCGATGAAGGGCGCGAGTTCGAGCATTCCCATGTTACCCGCATGGTGCCCTCGCGCCGTGACGAGATCCTGCCCGGCGGATCGCTCTACTGGGTGATCAAGGGGATGATCCAGGTTCGCTCCCCGCTCATCGACATTCGCCCCTTTACCGACAATGGCGGCGTCAAGCGGTGCGCGCTGGTGCTGGACACCAAGCTGGTGCGCACGGAAACCCAGCCACGCAGACCCTTCCAGGGATGGCGCTATCTCAAGGCGGAAGACGCGCCACGCGATGCGCGCGCCGTGGCCGATGCCCCCGACATGCCTGCAAGCATGCGGCGCGAACTGGCCGAGCTGGGGCTTCTCTAA
- a CDS encoding carboxyl transferase domain-containing protein, whose product MGALVAELMARRAEAALGGNERSRERHVGRGKLLPRERVTRLLDPGAAFLELSPLAANGMYEDAIHGAGLITGIGRVSGRECMIVCNDATIKGGTYYPMTVKKHLRAQEIAMENRLPCIYLVDSGGANLPNQTDVFPDRDHFGRIFYNQANMSAAGIPQIAVVMGSCTAGGAYVPAMSDETIIVRQQGTIFLAGPPLVKAATGEEVSAEDLGGADVHTRVSGVADHYAVDDDQALAMARRAVANLNTVKRIEADLSAPHDPLYDPAELDGVVPADLRKQFDIREVIARLVDGSEFDEFKKLYGTTLVTGFARIFGMPVGIVANNGILFSESALKGAHFVELCCQRGIPLLFLQNITGFMVGRDYEAGGIAKDGAKLVTAVACANVPKITVIVGGSYGAGNYGMCGRAYSPRFLFMWPNARISVMGGEQAASVLATVRRDNIEADGGSWSAEAEEAFKAPIRERYEAEGNPYHATARLWDDGVIAPSETRRVLALAFSACLNAPVEPTKFGIFRM is encoded by the coding sequence ATGGGGGCGCTTGTCGCCGAGCTGATGGCGCGGCGGGCCGAGGCGGCTCTCGGCGGCAATGAGCGGTCCCGCGAGCGCCATGTGGGGCGTGGCAAACTTCTGCCGCGCGAGCGGGTGACGCGGCTTCTGGATCCGGGCGCGGCATTCCTTGAGCTTTCGCCGCTGGCGGCGAACGGAATGTATGAGGACGCCATTCACGGGGCGGGCCTGATCACCGGGATCGGCCGCGTGTCGGGTCGCGAATGCATGATCGTGTGCAATGATGCGACCATCAAGGGCGGCACGTATTACCCGATGACCGTGAAGAAGCATCTCCGGGCGCAGGAAATCGCGATGGAGAACCGTCTGCCCTGCATCTATCTGGTGGATTCCGGCGGCGCCAACCTGCCCAATCAGACTGACGTCTTCCCCGACAGGGATCACTTCGGCCGGATCTTCTACAATCAGGCGAACATGTCGGCGGCGGGCATTCCGCAGATAGCAGTGGTGATGGGCTCGTGTACGGCGGGCGGGGCCTATGTGCCGGCCATGTCGGACGAGACGATCATCGTGCGCCAGCAAGGCACGATTTTCCTCGCTGGTCCGCCATTGGTGAAAGCGGCCACCGGGGAGGAGGTGTCGGCGGAGGATCTGGGCGGCGCGGATGTCCATACACGCGTCTCCGGTGTCGCCGATCACTATGCGGTCGATGACGATCAGGCGCTGGCCATGGCGCGTCGTGCTGTCGCCAATCTCAATACGGTCAAGCGCATCGAAGCCGATCTGAGCGCCCCCCACGATCCGCTCTACGACCCGGCGGAGCTGGATGGCGTGGTGCCGGCCGATCTGCGCAAGCAATTTGACATTCGCGAGGTTATCGCGCGGTTGGTGGATGGCTCGGAGTTCGACGAGTTCAAGAAGCTCTACGGGACGACACTCGTCACGGGTTTCGCAAGAATTTTCGGAATGCCGGTCGGGATCGTTGCCAATAATGGTATCCTCTTTTCAGAATCTGCCCTTAAGGGGGCTCACTTCGTTGAGTTGTGCTGTCAGCGGGGCATTCCGCTTCTCTTTTTGCAAAACATCACGGGCTTCATGGTCGGACGCGACTATGAGGCGGGCGGTATTGCCAAGGACGGAGCGAAACTGGTCACGGCTGTCGCCTGTGCGAATGTGCCCAAGATCACGGTCATCGTGGGGGGCTCCTATGGGGCTGGCAACTACGGCATGTGCGGGCGCGCCTACAGCCCGCGGTTCCTCTTCATGTGGCCGAATGCGCGGATTTCCGTGATGGGCGGGGAGCAGGCCGCGTCGGTTCTGGCCACGGTTCGCAGGGACAATATCGAGGCGGACGGCGGAAGCTGGAGCGCGGAGGCGGAGGAGGCCTTCAAGGCGCCCATCCGGGAACGCTACGAGGCGGAAGGTAATCCCTATCATGCCACGGCGCGTCTTTGGGACGACGGCGTGATCGCGCCCTCGGAGACACGCAGGGTGCTCGCCCTGGCATTCTCCGCATGTTTGAATGCGCCTGTTGAGCCAACGAAATTCGGTATATTCCGTATGTGA
- a CDS encoding PAS-domain containing protein, which yields MDQNQEVLVFSHKAKELFDLPEEVFQSDPNLRDILKYFAERGDYGPCDPKDQADKVIARSVKSGVHSFDRPMPDGRFLQIQTTELPTGGHVMVYSDVTAMREVEQRLTASQDELIQKLSARTQELEENREVLSCAINAIPDALVMVDAEGRLKLANAVMREIYPEIEAHLDNSSLVMEAFPVNFGTAADLAECIERISLDGERRMFGSWYRIRVSDLATGGIIIVFTDITDLKRQNEKLRAHTDQLVKHLRKEKRLNEMQRQFVSMASHEFRTPLAIIDGAAQRLKRRFERLTPDEVRERIGHIREAVLRINYLIERFIDFSVSQEGNLEIDPQDCEILPVLKAICERERQAHKSHRITLTESVGDLTLNFDRRMIEQCLVNLIGNAVKYSPGQEEVLVDARIDGTSLRIDVTDFGVGIPRNEVKKVFGRFFRASTSSGIPGTGIGLNLTEMIVARHKGRISIRSEVGKGSTVSLRLPLTTAESVGGKQDNAGPVEAVE from the coding sequence ATGGATCAGAACCAGGAAGTGCTGGTGTTCAGCCACAAGGCCAAGGAACTCTTCGATCTGCCGGAAGAGGTTTTCCAGAGTGATCCGAACCTTCGGGACATTCTGAAGTATTTCGCCGAGCGCGGGGATTACGGTCCGTGCGATCCGAAGGATCAGGCGGACAAGGTTATCGCCAGGTCGGTCAAGAGTGGCGTACATTCCTTTGACCGTCCCATGCCGGATGGCCGCTTTCTGCAAATCCAGACGACCGAACTGCCGACGGGCGGTCATGTCATGGTCTATTCAGACGTCACCGCCATGCGCGAGGTCGAGCAGAGGCTGACCGCCTCTCAGGACGAACTGATCCAGAAGCTCAGCGCCCGAACGCAGGAGCTGGAAGAGAACCGGGAGGTCCTCTCCTGTGCAATCAATGCCATACCCGATGCTCTGGTGATGGTCGATGCGGAGGGGCGACTGAAGCTCGCCAATGCGGTGATGCGCGAGATCTATCCCGAGATCGAGGCCCATCTGGACAATAGCAGCCTCGTGATGGAGGCCTTTCCGGTCAATTTCGGGACCGCTGCGGATCTTGCAGAGTGCATCGAGCGCATTTCCCTCGACGGCGAGCGGCGCATGTTCGGAAGCTGGTATCGCATTCGTGTGTCGGACCTTGCGACGGGCGGCATCATCATCGTCTTCACGGACATCACGGACCTGAAGAGGCAGAACGAGAAGCTGCGGGCTCACACCGACCAGCTGGTGAAGCACCTTCGCAAGGAAAAGCGCCTCAATGAGATGCAGCGCCAATTCGTTTCCATGGCGTCGCACGAGTTTCGCACGCCTCTGGCAATCATCGACGGGGCGGCGCAGCGGCTGAAACGGCGCTTCGAGCGGCTGACGCCGGACGAAGTCCGCGAGCGCATCGGCCATATTCGCGAGGCCGTGCTTCGGATCAACTACCTGATCGAGCGCTTCATCGACTTCTCGGTCTCGCAGGAAGGCAACCTGGAGATAGATCCGCAGGATTGCGAGATCCTTCCGGTGCTCAAGGCGATCTGCGAGCGGGAGCGGCAGGCTCACAAGTCGCACAGGATCACGCTGACGGAGAGCGTTGGCGATCTGACGCTGAATTTCGATCGTCGGATGATCGAGCAGTGCCTGGTCAACCTCATCGGCAATGCAGTCAAGTATTCGCCGGGTCAGGAGGAGGTGCTTGTTGACGCCCGGATCGACGGGACGTCGCTTCGCATCGATGTGACCGATTTCGGCGTCGGCATTCCGCGCAATGAAGTGAAGAAGGTCTTTGGTCGGTTTTTCCGCGCTTCCACATCAAGCGGGATCCCGGGTACGGGCATCGGGCTCAATCTCACCGAGATGATTGTGGCGCGCCACAAGGGGCGCATATCGATCCGCAGCGAGGTTGGCAAGGGAAGCACGGTCTCGCTTCGTTTGCCGCTGACAACGGCTGAAAGCGTGGGCGGCAAACAGGACAATGCGGGGCCGGTCGAAGCGGTCGAATGA